A window of Salmo trutta chromosome 31, fSalTru1.1, whole genome shotgun sequence contains these coding sequences:
- the LOC115169380 gene encoding YTH domain-containing family protein 1 isoform X2, whose product MSATSIDPQRSKGQASKVQNGSLHQKETVHDNDFEPYLTGQSTQSNSYQSMTDPYLSSYYAPSIGFPYPLNEAPWSTGGDPPIPYLTPYGPLSNGDHHFMPDTMFGQPGGLGNSIYPHRFNFFPENPTFSTWGTSGSQGQQTQSSYGGSYSYPPSSLGGTLVPDSQTGFHSDTINKAPGMNSLEQGMVGLKIGGDITGQGSGVKAVGSVIGGLPAVAQGNGGTPIGMPLPKPTSWAAIASKPAKPQQLKAKMKPGMSSPGGALPPPPIKHNMDIGTWDNKGPVNKVAQAPMQQAMSMPLGHPMQQNPMQPPPQSLVQQQIQPMALQHQPPQHHQPPQPYQNHTQTPPPQTRWVAPRNRNFGYGQVGAGMDGGSMIAVVGGGNGAPLGSATMVPGGAENHPVLEKLRAAHSYNPREFEWNLKNGRVFIIKSYSEDDIHRSIKYSIWCSTEHGNKRLDGAFRGLNFKGPVYLLFSVNGSGHFCGVAEMRSPVDYGTSAGVWAQDKWKGKFDVDWLFVKDVPNSQLRHIRLENNDNKPVTNSRDTQEVPLEKAKQVLKIIKGYKHTTSIFDDFSHYEKRQEEEEEVRKVFEPLAPIQNRTRLDQECQNRSKQQ is encoded by the exons ATGTCTGCCACAAGCATTGACCCTCAG AGATCAAAGGGACAAGCATCTAAAG TGCAAAATGGTTCACTGCATCAGAAGGAGACGGTCCACGACAATGACTTTGAGCCGtacctcactggccaatcaaccCAG AGCAACAGCTACCAGTCCATGACTGAcccctacctgtccagctactaTGCCCCCTCCATCGGCTTCCCCTACCCCCTCAATGAGGCCCCTTGGTCCACCGGAGGAGACCCCCCCATCCCTTACCTCACCCCCTACGGACCGTTGAGCAATGGAGACCACCACTTTATGCCCGACACCATGTTTGGCCAGCCTGGAGGGCTTGGTAACAGTATTTACCCTCATCGTTTTAACTTTTTCCCTGAGAACCCGACCTTCTCCACCTGGGGCACCAGTGGCTCCCAGGGCCAGCAGACTCAGAGCTCATACGGGGGTAGCTATAGCTACCCTCCCAGTTCCCTGGGGGGCACCCTGGTGCCTGACAGCCAGACAGGCTTCCACAGCGACACCATCAACAAGGCCCCAGGCATGAACAGCCTGGAGCAGGGCATGGTGGGTCTAAAAATCGGTGGTGACATCACAggccaggggtcaggggtcaaggCTGTGGGCTCTGTGATTGGTGGACTGCCGGCGGTGGCGCAGGGGAACGGGGGTACGCCCATCGGTATGCCCCTGCCCAAGCCCACCTCATGGGCGGCCATTGCCAGTAAGCCGGCCAAGCCCCAGCAGCTGAAGGCCAAGATGAAACCAGGCATGTCCAGCCCTGGGGGAGCCCTGCCCCCTCCGCCCATCAAACACAACATGGACATCGGCACCTGGGACAACAAGGGGCCTGTGAATAAAGTGGCCCAAGCCCCCATGCAGCAGGCTATGAGCATGCCCCTTGGTCACCCCATGCAGCAGAACCCCATGCAGCCTCCTCCCCAGTCCCTGGTGCAGCAGCAGATACAGCCCATGGCCTTACAGCACCAGCCCCCCCAGCACCACCAGCCCCCTCAACCCTACCAGAACCACACCCAAACCCCACCACCCCAGACCCGCTGGGTTGCCCCGCGCAACCGTAACTTCGGCTACGGGCAGGTAGGGGCCGgaatggatggtggcagtatgaTTGCCGTAGTTGGCGGGGGTAACGGTGCCCCCCTCGGTTCTGCCACTATGGTACCCGGTGGAGCAGAGAATCACCCGGTGCTGGAGAAGCTGCGTGCAGCTCACAGCTACAACCCTAGGGAGTTTGAGTGGAACCTGAAGAACGGCCGCGTGTTCATCATCAAGAGCTACTCTGAGGACGACATCCACCGCTCCATCAAGTACTCCATCTGGTGCAGCACCGAGCATGGCAACAAACGCCTGGACGGGGCCTTCCGCGGCCTCAATTTCAAGGGACCCGTCTATCTGCTGTTCAGCGTCAACGGCAGTGGCCACTTCTGCGGCGTGGCAGAGATGCGCTCGCCCGTGGACTACGGCACCAGCGCTGGCGTGTGGGCGCAGGACAAGTGGAAGGGTAAGTTTGATGTGGACTGGCTGTTTGTGAAGGACGTGCCCAACAGCCAGCTGCGCCACATCCGCCTTGAGAACAACGACAACAAGCCGGTGACCAACTCCCGAGACACCCAGGAAGTCCCTCTGGAGAAGGCCAAGCAGGTGCTGAAGATCATCAAGGGTTACAAGCACACCACCTCCATCTTCGATGACTTCTCCCACTATGAgaagaggcaggaggaggaggaggaggtgcgcAAG GTCTTTGAGCCACTTGCACCCATCCAGAACCGAACTCGACTGGATCAG GAGTGCCAAAACAGGAGTAAACAACAGTAG
- the LOC115169380 gene encoding YTH domain-containing family protein 1 isoform X1, translating to MSATSIDPQRSKGQASKVQNGSLHQKETVHDNDFEPYLTGQSTQVRDWPQSNSYQSMTDPYLSSYYAPSIGFPYPLNEAPWSTGGDPPIPYLTPYGPLSNGDHHFMPDTMFGQPGGLGNSIYPHRFNFFPENPTFSTWGTSGSQGQQTQSSYGGSYSYPPSSLGGTLVPDSQTGFHSDTINKAPGMNSLEQGMVGLKIGGDITGQGSGVKAVGSVIGGLPAVAQGNGGTPIGMPLPKPTSWAAIASKPAKPQQLKAKMKPGMSSPGGALPPPPIKHNMDIGTWDNKGPVNKVAQAPMQQAMSMPLGHPMQQNPMQPPPQSLVQQQIQPMALQHQPPQHHQPPQPYQNHTQTPPPQTRWVAPRNRNFGYGQVGAGMDGGSMIAVVGGGNGAPLGSATMVPGGAENHPVLEKLRAAHSYNPREFEWNLKNGRVFIIKSYSEDDIHRSIKYSIWCSTEHGNKRLDGAFRGLNFKGPVYLLFSVNGSGHFCGVAEMRSPVDYGTSAGVWAQDKWKGKFDVDWLFVKDVPNSQLRHIRLENNDNKPVTNSRDTQEVPLEKAKQVLKIIKGYKHTTSIFDDFSHYEKRQEEEEEVRKVFEPLAPIQNRTRLDQECQNRSKQQ from the exons ATGTCTGCCACAAGCATTGACCCTCAG AGATCAAAGGGACAAGCATCTAAAG TGCAAAATGGTTCACTGCATCAGAAGGAGACGGTCCACGACAATGACTTTGAGCCGtacctcactggccaatcaaccCAGGTGCGTGACTGGCCGCAG AGCAACAGCTACCAGTCCATGACTGAcccctacctgtccagctactaTGCCCCCTCCATCGGCTTCCCCTACCCCCTCAATGAGGCCCCTTGGTCCACCGGAGGAGACCCCCCCATCCCTTACCTCACCCCCTACGGACCGTTGAGCAATGGAGACCACCACTTTATGCCCGACACCATGTTTGGCCAGCCTGGAGGGCTTGGTAACAGTATTTACCCTCATCGTTTTAACTTTTTCCCTGAGAACCCGACCTTCTCCACCTGGGGCACCAGTGGCTCCCAGGGCCAGCAGACTCAGAGCTCATACGGGGGTAGCTATAGCTACCCTCCCAGTTCCCTGGGGGGCACCCTGGTGCCTGACAGCCAGACAGGCTTCCACAGCGACACCATCAACAAGGCCCCAGGCATGAACAGCCTGGAGCAGGGCATGGTGGGTCTAAAAATCGGTGGTGACATCACAggccaggggtcaggggtcaaggCTGTGGGCTCTGTGATTGGTGGACTGCCGGCGGTGGCGCAGGGGAACGGGGGTACGCCCATCGGTATGCCCCTGCCCAAGCCCACCTCATGGGCGGCCATTGCCAGTAAGCCGGCCAAGCCCCAGCAGCTGAAGGCCAAGATGAAACCAGGCATGTCCAGCCCTGGGGGAGCCCTGCCCCCTCCGCCCATCAAACACAACATGGACATCGGCACCTGGGACAACAAGGGGCCTGTGAATAAAGTGGCCCAAGCCCCCATGCAGCAGGCTATGAGCATGCCCCTTGGTCACCCCATGCAGCAGAACCCCATGCAGCCTCCTCCCCAGTCCCTGGTGCAGCAGCAGATACAGCCCATGGCCTTACAGCACCAGCCCCCCCAGCACCACCAGCCCCCTCAACCCTACCAGAACCACACCCAAACCCCACCACCCCAGACCCGCTGGGTTGCCCCGCGCAACCGTAACTTCGGCTACGGGCAGGTAGGGGCCGgaatggatggtggcagtatgaTTGCCGTAGTTGGCGGGGGTAACGGTGCCCCCCTCGGTTCTGCCACTATGGTACCCGGTGGAGCAGAGAATCACCCGGTGCTGGAGAAGCTGCGTGCAGCTCACAGCTACAACCCTAGGGAGTTTGAGTGGAACCTGAAGAACGGCCGCGTGTTCATCATCAAGAGCTACTCTGAGGACGACATCCACCGCTCCATCAAGTACTCCATCTGGTGCAGCACCGAGCATGGCAACAAACGCCTGGACGGGGCCTTCCGCGGCCTCAATTTCAAGGGACCCGTCTATCTGCTGTTCAGCGTCAACGGCAGTGGCCACTTCTGCGGCGTGGCAGAGATGCGCTCGCCCGTGGACTACGGCACCAGCGCTGGCGTGTGGGCGCAGGACAAGTGGAAGGGTAAGTTTGATGTGGACTGGCTGTTTGTGAAGGACGTGCCCAACAGCCAGCTGCGCCACATCCGCCTTGAGAACAACGACAACAAGCCGGTGACCAACTCCCGAGACACCCAGGAAGTCCCTCTGGAGAAGGCCAAGCAGGTGCTGAAGATCATCAAGGGTTACAAGCACACCACCTCCATCTTCGATGACTTCTCCCACTATGAgaagaggcaggaggaggaggaggaggtgcgcAAG GTCTTTGAGCCACTTGCACCCATCCAGAACCGAACTCGACTGGATCAG GAGTGCCAAAACAGGAGTAAACAACAGTAG